Proteins encoded in a region of the Frondihabitans sp. 762G35 genome:
- a CDS encoding phosphoribosyl-ATP diphosphatase, with translation MKSFDDLFAELSAKATERPEGSGTVKELDAGVHQIGKKIVEEAAEVWMAAEYEGDVATAEEISQLLYHLQVLMIAKGLTPADVYRHL, from the coding sequence GTGAAATCCTTCGACGACCTGTTCGCAGAGCTCAGCGCCAAGGCCACCGAGCGCCCCGAGGGCTCCGGCACCGTGAAAGAGCTCGACGCCGGGGTCCACCAGATCGGCAAGAAGATCGTGGAGGAGGCCGCCGAGGTGTGGATGGCCGCCGAATACGAGGGCGACGTCGCCACCGCGGAGGAGATCTCGCAGCTCCTTTACCACCTCCAGGTGCTGATGATCGCGAAGGGCCTCACGCCCGCCGACGTGTACCGCCATCTCTGA
- the metK gene encoding methionine adenosyltransferase: MTSALRLFTSESVTEGHPDKICDQISDRILDALLAEDPHSRVAVETLVTTGLVHVAGEVTTTGYVDIPTIVRDLITGIGYNDSSVSFDGRTCGVEVSIGAQSPDIAQGVDNALETRTGLSVDDALDAQGAGDQGIMFGFATTETPQYMPLPVWLAHRLAERLAAVRKEGILDYLRPDGKTQVTVGYDGYVPKTVETVVLSTQHSPRVSSEQLEREVIEHVIRPVLDDAGLDSSATRFIINPTGRFEIGGPQGDAGLTGRKIIVDTYGGASRHGGGAFSGKDPSKVDRSAAYAMRWVAKNAVAAGFAERLEIQIAYAIGRSAPVGLYVETFGTGHVSDDVIIDAINEVFDLRPAAIIRDLDLLRPIYGQTSTYGHFGRDLPDFTWEKLDRVDALRAAAGL, from the coding sequence GTGACTTCTGCCCTCCGTCTCTTCACCTCCGAGTCCGTCACCGAGGGGCACCCCGACAAGATCTGCGACCAGATCTCCGATCGCATCCTCGACGCCCTCCTCGCCGAAGACCCGCACAGCCGCGTGGCCGTCGAGACGCTGGTGACGACGGGTCTCGTGCACGTGGCGGGCGAGGTCACGACGACGGGCTACGTCGACATCCCCACGATCGTCCGCGACCTCATCACGGGCATCGGCTACAACGACTCCTCCGTCAGCTTCGACGGTCGCACCTGCGGTGTCGAGGTCTCGATCGGCGCGCAGTCGCCCGACATCGCGCAGGGCGTCGACAACGCGCTCGAGACGCGCACGGGGCTCTCGGTCGACGACGCCCTCGACGCGCAGGGCGCCGGCGACCAGGGCATCATGTTCGGCTTCGCCACCACCGAGACGCCGCAGTACATGCCGTTGCCCGTGTGGCTCGCGCACCGGCTGGCGGAGCGCCTCGCCGCCGTCCGCAAGGAGGGCATCCTCGACTACCTCCGCCCCGACGGCAAGACGCAGGTCACGGTCGGCTACGACGGCTACGTGCCCAAGACCGTCGAGACGGTCGTCCTCTCGACCCAGCACTCGCCCCGCGTGTCGAGCGAGCAGCTCGAGCGCGAGGTCATCGAGCACGTGATCCGCCCCGTCCTCGACGACGCGGGTCTCGACTCCTCGGCGACCCGCTTCATCATCAACCCGACCGGGCGCTTCGAGATCGGCGGCCCGCAGGGCGACGCCGGCCTCACCGGCCGGAAGATCATCGTCGACACCTACGGTGGGGCGTCCCGTCACGGCGGCGGCGCCTTCTCCGGCAAGGACCCGTCGAAGGTCGACCGGTCCGCCGCCTACGCCATGCGCTGGGTCGCGAAGAACGCCGTGGCGGCCGGGTTCGCCGAGCGTCTCGAGATCCAGATCGCCTACGCGATCGGTCGCTCGGCGCCGGTCGGCCTCTACGTCGAGACGTTCGGCACCGGCCACGTCTCCGACGACGTCATCATCGACGCCATCAACGAGGTCTTCGATCTGCGTCCCGCCGCGATCATCCGCGACCTTGACCTGCTCCGGCCCATCTACGGCCAGACCTCCACCTACGGCCACTTCGGTCGCGATCTCCCCGACTTCACGTGGGAGAAGCTCGACCGCGTCGACGCCCTCCGCGCCGCAGCGGGGCTCTAG
- the fmt gene encoding methionyl-tRNA formyltransferase, which translates to MRLVFAGSPSAAVPSLHALVESEHDVVAVLTRDDTPQGRKRVLTPTPVASAAEELGLPVIRSRRITDDVTERIRALDADLGVIVAYGALLREPLLSTPRLGWINLHFSLLPRWRGAAPVQRALMAGDRETGAAVFQLVPELDAGVVYGSLPRELGGDETAGDLLRELARSGSLLLTAVVDQLADGSAVGVPQEGEVTLAPKLTLDDARLDFARDAAAVHDRYRGVTPEPGAFAEYGGLRVKVLELRTADAGTERPAPGRVEVLGRRVFVGTSSDALELVTVQPSGKKPMPAGDWIRGLPDGSRPSFDLSTPEVDTTAADTTGGTR; encoded by the coding sequence GTGCGCCTCGTCTTCGCCGGCAGCCCCTCGGCCGCCGTCCCCTCCCTCCACGCCCTCGTCGAGAGCGAGCACGACGTGGTGGCCGTCCTCACCCGCGACGACACGCCCCAGGGGCGGAAGAGGGTCCTGACCCCGACTCCCGTCGCCTCCGCGGCGGAGGAGCTCGGCCTGCCCGTGATCCGGTCCCGCCGCATCACCGACGACGTGACGGAGCGCATCCGGGCCCTCGACGCCGATCTGGGCGTCATCGTCGCCTACGGCGCGCTGCTGCGCGAGCCGCTGCTCTCGACGCCGCGCCTCGGCTGGATCAATCTGCACTTCTCCCTGCTCCCGCGCTGGCGCGGAGCCGCCCCGGTGCAGCGCGCCCTGATGGCGGGTGACCGGGAGACCGGCGCGGCCGTGTTCCAGCTCGTGCCCGAGCTCGACGCGGGCGTCGTCTACGGGTCGCTCCCGCGTGAGCTCGGAGGCGACGAGACCGCCGGCGATCTCCTCCGCGAGCTGGCGCGATCCGGCTCGCTCCTCCTGACCGCCGTCGTCGACCAGCTGGCCGACGGCTCCGCCGTGGGCGTTCCGCAGGAGGGGGAGGTCACCCTGGCCCCCAAGCTGACGCTCGACGACGCCCGACTCGACTTCGCGCGCGACGCCGCCGCCGTCCACGACCGCTACCGTGGCGTGACGCCGGAGCCGGGCGCGTTCGCCGAGTACGGCGGCCTCCGCGTCAAGGTCCTCGAACTGCGCACCGCCGACGCCGGAACCGAGCGCCCCGCGCCGGGTCGCGTCGAGGTCCTCGGCAGGCGCGTCTTCGTCGGCACGTCGTCGGACGCCCTCGAGCTCGTCACCGTGCAGCCCTCCGGCAAGAAGCCGATGCCGGCCGGCGATTGGATCCGCGGCCTCCCCGACGGCTCCCGGCCGTCGTTCGACCTGTCGACACCGGAGGTCGACACGACGGCGGCCGACACGACGGGAGGCACCCGATGA
- the rpe gene encoding ribulose-phosphate 3-epimerase — translation MPLRISPSILSADFVNLERDLQRIATADLVHVDVMDNHFVPNLTLGLPIVQRIQEVSPLPLDVHLMIEDADRWAPRYAETGAFSVTFSAEAARDPKTLARDIRGAGARAAVAVKPGTPVEPWLDLLDEIDMILVMTVEPGFGGQSFLDDTMPKLRKAREAIDASGLDVWLEVDGGINDRTIRTAVKNGADTVVAGSAVYAGDGSEPRDRIAALRLAAAPVA, via the coding sequence GTGCCCCTCCGCATCAGTCCCAGCATCCTGTCGGCCGACTTCGTCAACCTCGAACGCGACCTCCAGCGCATCGCCACCGCCGACCTCGTCCACGTCGACGTGATGGACAACCACTTCGTCCCGAACCTCACCCTGGGGCTGCCGATCGTCCAGCGCATCCAGGAGGTCAGCCCGCTGCCCCTCGACGTCCACCTCATGATCGAGGACGCCGATCGCTGGGCTCCCCGGTACGCCGAGACCGGCGCGTTCTCGGTGACGTTCTCGGCGGAGGCCGCCCGAGACCCGAAGACGCTGGCCAGGGACATCCGCGGCGCCGGAGCCCGGGCCGCCGTCGCCGTCAAGCCGGGCACCCCCGTCGAGCCGTGGCTCGACCTCCTCGACGAGATCGACATGATCCTCGTCATGACCGTCGAGCCGGGATTCGGCGGGCAGAGCTTCCTCGACGACACGATGCCGAAGCTCCGGAAAGCGCGCGAGGCGATCGACGCCTCGGGCCTCGACGTGTGGCTCGAGGTCGACGGCGGCATCAACGACCGCACGATCCGCACCGCCGTAAAGAACGGCGCCGACACGGTCGTCGCCGGCTCCGCGGTCTACGCGGGCGACGGATCCGAGCCCCGCGACCGCATCGCGGCCCTCCGGCTCGCCGCGGCACCGGTAGCGTAG
- a CDS encoding anthranilate synthase component I, with product MTDTTATTSRRASGEPRTTDRAEFDALLEGHRVVPVVRSLFADGETPVGIYRKLAASKPGTFLLESAEQGGIWSRYSFVGVSSFGVLTTSLDADGGAETAWIDYGLSRERALGDADGQPLEVLSALHDRWATPRIEGYPPLTGGLVGFIGWEAVRQLERLPDGPPAEFEVPSQALSFASELVVIDHRTGTALLIATALNDGLDDADTLWDRAQEQLDSLQSRLAAPSEAHLAEVDMTTEPQPTRRSSDAEYEAAVERSKTFIRDGDVFQVVISQRFDHELTASPIDVYRVLRTLNPSPYMYLVTLDDVDGEPYSIVGSSPEALVKVDGTRVYSHPIAGSKPRGATPEEDIALATALEGDDKERAEHLMLVDLARNDLLRVCRPGSVEVTEFMHVERFSHIMHLVSSVEGDLAPGKDAIDAFRATFPAGTLSGAPKPRALEIIDALEPAQRGIYGGVVGYFDFAGSADLAIAIRTVLLQGGVARVQAGAGLVADSDPATENQEARNKAAAPLRAVAVANALRRLG from the coding sequence ATGACTGACACCACCGCCACCACGTCCCGTCGGGCCTCCGGCGAGCCCCGCACCACGGACCGCGCCGAGTTCGACGCGCTCCTCGAGGGGCACCGCGTCGTGCCCGTGGTGAGGAGCCTCTTCGCCGACGGCGAGACCCCGGTCGGCATCTACCGGAAGCTCGCGGCGTCGAAGCCGGGCACCTTCCTCCTCGAGTCCGCCGAGCAGGGCGGCATCTGGTCGCGCTACTCGTTCGTCGGGGTGTCGTCGTTCGGGGTCCTCACGACCTCGCTCGACGCCGACGGCGGAGCGGAGACGGCCTGGATCGACTACGGCCTCTCCCGCGAGCGCGCCCTCGGCGACGCCGACGGACAGCCGCTCGAGGTCCTGTCGGCGCTCCACGACCGCTGGGCCACCCCTCGGATCGAGGGCTACCCGCCCTTGACCGGCGGCCTCGTCGGCTTCATCGGCTGGGAGGCCGTGCGCCAGCTCGAGCGCCTCCCCGACGGTCCGCCCGCGGAGTTCGAGGTGCCGAGCCAGGCGCTGAGCTTCGCCTCGGAGCTCGTCGTGATCGACCACCGCACGGGTACCGCCCTCCTCATCGCGACCGCCCTCAACGACGGCCTCGACGACGCCGACACGCTCTGGGACCGCGCGCAGGAGCAGCTCGACTCCCTGCAGTCCCGCCTGGCCGCCCCGAGCGAGGCCCACCTGGCCGAGGTCGACATGACGACGGAGCCCCAGCCCACGCGGCGATCCAGCGACGCGGAGTACGAGGCGGCCGTCGAGCGGTCCAAGACCTTCATCCGCGACGGAGACGTCTTCCAGGTGGTCATCTCGCAGCGCTTCGACCACGAGCTGACGGCGTCGCCGATCGATGTGTACCGGGTGCTCCGGACGTTGAACCCGAGCCCCTACATGTACCTGGTCACCCTCGACGACGTCGACGGCGAGCCCTACTCGATCGTCGGCTCCTCGCCGGAGGCCCTCGTCAAGGTCGACGGCACCCGCGTCTACTCCCACCCGATCGCGGGATCGAAGCCCCGCGGAGCGACCCCCGAGGAGGACATCGCCCTGGCGACCGCCCTCGAGGGCGACGACAAGGAGCGCGCCGAGCACCTGATGCTCGTCGACCTGGCCCGGAACGACCTGCTCCGCGTCTGCCGCCCGGGAAGCGTCGAGGTCACGGAGTTCATGCACGTCGAGCGCTTCAGCCACATCATGCACCTCGTCTCGAGCGTCGAGGGCGACCTCGCGCCGGGGAAGGACGCCATCGACGCCTTCCGTGCGACCTTCCCCGCCGGAACCCTCTCCGGCGCTCCGAAGCCCCGCGCCCTGGAGATCATCGACGCCCTCGAACCCGCCCAGCGCGGCATCTACGGCGGCGTCGTCGGCTACTTCGACTTCGCAGGATCCGCGGACCTCGCGATCGCCATCCGCACGGTGCTCCTGCAGGGCGGCGTCGCCCGGGTCCAGGCGGGCGCCGGCCTCGTGGCCGACTCCGACCCCGCGACCGAGAACCAGGAGGCCCGCAACAAGGCGGCCGCTCCGCTCCGCGCGGTCGCCGTCGCCAACGCCCTCAGGAGGCTCGGCTGA
- a CDS encoding primosomal protein N', translated as MARVVARVLVDTPLPQLDRLFDYAVPERLVGEVGPGMRVKVPLRSAGRVADGFVVELATGSEHEGSLSELEELVSTVPVLAPEVWRLARALADRAGGSASDVLRLAVPTRQVRVEKAWLAAREARVVDATEAAEAVTEGASAATVAAAGDADPDGVPIAAAPEATPTIDHYRSTDLAGAVRARARIALDALPLLAELPADADGEVLWVGQWAVTLAQLAAVSLADGDSAILAVPDYRDQEQLVAALEAVVDPGRVVRLDSRQSNPERYRALLRARGDEALVLVGNRSVLLAPAARLGLVALWDDSDPLFSEPLSPYVHARDAALLRAEQQHPALVFAGHARSTDVQRLVEIGWLTEVSPDPRYQPRVIPTTQQGSREGFAANARIPSAAWTEAKAAVEFGPVLVQVAHPGYAPRLACDECGDTARCLRCAGPLQKANAQATPACAWCGALAVGWHCTTCENTTMRTVGTGAGRTADELGRAFPGVKVVVSDGSRPLTRVDGESAIVVATRGAEPIAPGGYRAILLLDGERMLARESLRVAEDCLRWWADATALAARRAPVFLVGVGGTMASALATWNLARFASAELADRRHLRFPPAVRVATLTGRTETVEGALAELPEEIRGETLGPVDVESGTVRAIVRFDYARGSDVAALLRGRVIRAATDRRRIPGDPRGSNARRTVSTLKVRFDDVEPFSD; from the coding sequence GTGGCCCGGGTCGTCGCGCGGGTGCTGGTCGACACCCCGCTGCCGCAGCTCGACCGGCTCTTCGACTACGCCGTGCCGGAGCGGCTGGTGGGTGAGGTCGGCCCCGGCATGCGGGTCAAGGTACCCCTCCGCTCCGCGGGGCGCGTGGCCGACGGCTTCGTCGTCGAGCTCGCCACCGGGTCGGAGCACGAAGGGTCGCTCAGCGAGCTGGAGGAGCTCGTCTCCACCGTGCCCGTGCTGGCGCCCGAGGTGTGGCGACTCGCCCGGGCGCTGGCCGATCGCGCGGGAGGCTCGGCGAGCGACGTGCTCCGGCTGGCCGTCCCCACGCGGCAGGTGCGCGTCGAGAAGGCGTGGCTGGCTGCGCGGGAGGCGCGGGTCGTCGACGCCACCGAGGCCGCCGAGGCCGTCACGGAGGGAGCCTCAGCCGCAACGGTGGCTGCCGCCGGTGACGCAGACCCGGACGGCGTGCCGATCGCGGCCGCCCCGGAGGCGACTCCGACCATCGACCACTACCGTTCCACCGACCTCGCCGGCGCCGTGCGTGCCCGGGCCAGGATCGCCCTCGATGCCCTGCCGCTCCTGGCCGAGCTGCCCGCGGACGCCGACGGCGAGGTGCTCTGGGTGGGTCAGTGGGCCGTCACCCTGGCGCAGCTCGCCGCCGTGAGCCTCGCCGACGGCGACAGCGCCATCCTCGCGGTCCCCGACTACCGCGACCAGGAGCAGCTGGTCGCCGCTCTCGAGGCCGTCGTCGACCCGGGCCGCGTCGTGCGACTCGACTCCCGCCAGTCGAACCCGGAGCGCTACCGGGCCCTGCTGCGAGCGCGGGGCGACGAGGCCCTCGTCCTCGTGGGGAACCGCTCCGTCCTGCTCGCGCCCGCGGCGCGACTCGGGCTCGTGGCCCTGTGGGACGATTCCGATCCGCTGTTCTCCGAGCCCCTCAGCCCGTACGTGCACGCCCGAGACGCGGCGCTCCTCCGAGCCGAGCAGCAGCATCCTGCGCTCGTGTTCGCCGGGCACGCGCGGAGCACCGACGTGCAGCGGCTGGTCGAGATCGGCTGGTTGACCGAGGTGTCGCCCGATCCCCGCTACCAGCCGCGGGTCATCCCGACGACGCAGCAGGGGTCCCGGGAGGGGTTCGCCGCCAACGCCAGGATCCCGTCGGCCGCGTGGACGGAGGCGAAGGCGGCCGTCGAGTTCGGGCCGGTCCTCGTCCAGGTCGCGCATCCCGGCTACGCGCCGCGACTCGCATGCGACGAGTGCGGCGACACCGCCCGCTGCCTGCGGTGCGCGGGGCCGCTGCAGAAGGCGAACGCCCAGGCGACTCCCGCGTGCGCCTGGTGCGGGGCCCTCGCGGTGGGCTGGCACTGCACGACCTGCGAGAACACCACGATGCGCACCGTCGGCACGGGGGCGGGCCGGACCGCCGACGAACTCGGTCGCGCTTTCCCCGGCGTCAAGGTGGTCGTCAGCGACGGCTCCCGCCCGCTGACCCGCGTCGACGGCGAGTCGGCGATCGTCGTGGCGACGCGGGGCGCCGAGCCGATCGCGCCGGGCGGCTATCGCGCGATCCTGCTGCTCGACGGCGAGCGGATGCTGGCGAGGGAGAGCCTCCGGGTCGCGGAGGACTGCCTGCGCTGGTGGGCCGACGCGACGGCGCTGGCCGCTCGACGCGCTCCCGTGTTCCTCGTCGGCGTCGGCGGGACCATGGCCTCGGCGCTGGCGACGTGGAACCTCGCGCGCTTCGCCTCGGCGGAGCTCGCCGACCGACGGCACCTGAGGTTCCCGCCGGCGGTTCGCGTCGCGACCCTGACCGGGCGCACCGAGACGGTCGAGGGCGCGCTGGCCGAGCTGCCCGAGGAGATCCGGGGCGAGACGCTGGGGCCGGTCGACGTCGAGAGCGGCACGGTGCGCGCCATCGTGCGCTTCGACTACGCCCGCGGCTCCGACGTGGCGGCGCTCCTCCGGGGTCGCGTCATCCGTGCTGCGACCGACCGCCGCCGCATCCCCGGCGACCCCCGCGGGTCGAACGCGCGCCGCACCGTCTCTACACTCAAGGTGCGGTTCGACGACGTCGAGCCGTTCTCCGACTGA
- the hisG gene encoding ATP phosphoribosyltransferase codes for MLRVAVPNKGSLSETASQMLLEAGYSGRRDPKSLYLADERNGVEFFYLRPRDIATYVGSGALDVGITGRDLLLDSGSTASEVAPLDFGSSTFRFAGPAGRFRELHDLEGVRVATSYAGLVGAFLERAGVTAQLVSLDGAVESAVQLGVADAIADVVETGTTLRAAGLEIFGPVILQSTAVLISAKAELPGLEVLQRRLHGVLVARQFVIMDYDLPTRLLDEATRLAPGIESPTVSPLHDPEWSAVRVMVRRTDTNQVMDDLYDLGARAILVSPIHAARL; via the coding sequence ATGCTCCGCGTAGCAGTGCCCAACAAGGGCTCCCTCAGCGAGACCGCCAGCCAGATGCTCCTCGAGGCCGGCTACTCCGGCCGCCGCGACCCGAAGTCGCTCTACCTCGCCGACGAGCGCAACGGCGTCGAGTTCTTCTACCTGCGCCCCCGCGACATCGCGACCTACGTCGGCTCGGGCGCCCTCGACGTCGGCATCACGGGTCGCGACCTCCTCCTCGACTCCGGTTCGACGGCCAGCGAGGTCGCTCCGCTCGACTTCGGCTCGTCGACCTTCCGCTTCGCCGGTCCCGCCGGCCGCTTCCGCGAGCTCCACGACCTCGAGGGCGTGCGCGTCGCGACCAGCTACGCCGGTCTCGTCGGCGCCTTCCTCGAGCGCGCAGGAGTCACGGCTCAGCTCGTCTCCCTCGACGGCGCCGTCGAGAGCGCCGTGCAGCTCGGGGTCGCCGACGCGATCGCCGACGTCGTCGAGACGGGCACGACGCTCCGCGCGGCGGGGCTCGAGATCTTCGGGCCCGTGATCCTGCAGTCCACGGCCGTGCTGATCTCGGCCAAGGCGGAGCTGCCCGGCCTCGAGGTGCTGCAGCGACGCCTTCACGGCGTCCTCGTGGCCCGCCAGTTCGTGATCATGGACTACGATCTCCCGACCCGCCTGCTCGACGAGGCGACGCGACTCGCCCCCGGCATCGAGTCGCCGACGGTGTCGCCGCTCCACGACCCGGAGTGGTCGGCCGTGCGCGTCATGGTCCGACGCACCGACACCAACCAGGTGATGGACGACCTCTACGACCTCGGCGCCCGCGCGATCCTCGTCAGCCCGATCCACGCCGCGAGACTCTGA
- the hisF gene encoding imidazole glycerol phosphate synthase subunit HisF has product MAGLAVRVIPCLDVAAGRVVKGVNFLDLRDAGDPVELARAYYEQGADEVTFLDVTATVEERATMYDVVRATAEQVFIPLTVGGGVRSTDDVARLQASGADKVGVNSAAIARPDLLGEIADRFGAQALVLSLDVKRSPSTASGFVVTTHGGRTETTLDAVAWAREAIERGAGELLVNSIDADGTKRGFDLELVALMRENSTVPVIASGGAGALDDFAPAIRAGADAVLAASVFHNGELTVGDVKRRLAESGATVR; this is encoded by the coding sequence ATGGCAGGGCTCGCCGTCCGCGTGATCCCGTGCCTCGACGTGGCCGCGGGGCGGGTCGTGAAGGGCGTCAACTTCCTCGACCTCCGCGACGCCGGCGACCCGGTCGAGCTGGCCAGGGCCTACTACGAGCAGGGCGCCGACGAGGTGACCTTCCTCGACGTCACCGCGACGGTCGAGGAGCGCGCCACGATGTACGACGTCGTGCGAGCGACGGCCGAGCAGGTCTTCATCCCACTCACCGTCGGAGGGGGAGTGCGATCCACCGACGACGTCGCGAGGCTCCAGGCCTCGGGTGCCGACAAGGTGGGCGTCAACTCCGCGGCCATCGCCCGGCCCGACCTGCTGGGGGAGATCGCCGACCGCTTCGGCGCCCAGGCGCTCGTCCTCTCGCTCGATGTCAAGCGATCGCCGTCGACCGCCTCGGGCTTCGTCGTCACGACCCACGGCGGGCGGACCGAGACGACCCTCGACGCCGTCGCCTGGGCCCGGGAGGCGATCGAGCGCGGAGCCGGAGAACTCCTGGTGAACAGCATCGACGCCGACGGCACGAAGCGCGGCTTCGACCTCGAGCTGGTCGCCCTGATGCGCGAGAACAGCACCGTGCCGGTCATCGCGTCGGGCGGCGCCGGAGCCCTCGACGACTTCGCCCCGGCGATCCGAGCGGGAGCCGATGCGGTGCTCGCCGCCTCGGTGTTCCACAATGGGGAGCTGACGGTCGGCGACGTCAAGCGCCGCCTGGCCGAATCCGGCGCGACGGTCCGCTAG
- the hisI gene encoding phosphoribosyl-AMP cyclohydrolase, with the protein MTDELTRDTVEPVVQRAVFDAKGLLPAIIQEHDSRDVLMMGWMDEEALRRTLTEGRVTFWSRSRGEYWRKGDTSGHAQYVRSAALDCDGDTLLVTVDQIGAACHTGEHACFDVDPLSPTIGQHD; encoded by the coding sequence ATGACCGACGAGCTCACCCGCGACACCGTCGAGCCGGTCGTGCAGCGCGCCGTCTTCGATGCCAAGGGGCTCCTGCCCGCCATCATCCAGGAGCACGACAGCCGCGACGTCCTGATGATGGGCTGGATGGACGAGGAGGCGCTCCGCCGCACCCTGACGGAGGGTCGCGTCACCTTCTGGTCGCGGTCGCGCGGAGAGTACTGGCGGAAGGGCGACACGTCCGGACACGCGCAGTACGTCCGCTCCGCCGCCCTCGACTGCGACGGCGACACCCTCCTCGTGACCGTCGACCAGATCGGCGCCGCCTGCCACACCGGCGAGCACGCCTGCTTCGACGTCGACCCGCTCTCTCCCACGATCGGCCAGCATGACTGA
- a CDS encoding RsmB/NOP family class I SAM-dependent RNA methyltransferase has translation MSGIQPARRVALDVIRAVEHDDAYANLLLPQRILRARLSAQDAALATELAYGTLRMSGYYDRVIALAARRATSAIDPALLDVLRLATHQLLATRVAQHAAVDESVSQAREVGSRSGTGFVNGVLRTISRSTPEEWRERVLEATTSADDRLAAEYSHPEWIIRAFRGALAAEGRADELEALLGADNAPPRVSLVALPGLADRDDVPGTSKGRLSPVAVTAPSGDPAGLPLVREGRVRVQDEGSQLAALALSRVAPITAGERWLDMCAGPGGKAALLAAEAARGGATLVANEIVPARVGLVRQALEAVVATLAPDTVAVRQGDATLTGSDEPEAFDRILLDAPCTGLGALRRRPEARWRKQPRDVAELTALQTRLFASALRALAPGGTLAYVTCSPHTAETRAVVEAGLKAWRRTPENVPVELLDAPAVLDGIATARLDLGAGPYAQLWPHRNGTDAMFVALLRKES, from the coding sequence ATGAGCGGCATCCAGCCCGCGCGCCGCGTAGCCCTCGACGTGATCCGGGCGGTGGAGCACGACGACGCCTACGCCAACCTGCTGCTTCCGCAGCGCATCCTGCGGGCCCGCCTGTCGGCGCAGGACGCCGCCCTGGCGACGGAGCTCGCCTACGGCACCCTGCGGATGTCGGGCTACTACGACCGCGTGATCGCCCTCGCGGCCCGACGGGCGACGAGCGCCATCGACCCGGCGCTCCTCGACGTGCTCCGGCTCGCGACGCACCAGCTCCTCGCGACGCGGGTCGCGCAGCACGCCGCCGTCGACGAGTCCGTCTCGCAGGCGCGCGAGGTCGGGAGCCGCTCGGGCACCGGGTTCGTGAACGGCGTCCTCCGCACGATCTCACGGTCGACGCCCGAGGAGTGGCGCGAGCGCGTCCTCGAGGCAACGACGTCGGCCGACGACCGCCTCGCGGCCGAGTACTCCCATCCCGAGTGGATCATCCGCGCCTTCCGCGGGGCCCTCGCGGCCGAGGGGCGCGCCGACGAGCTCGAGGCGCTCCTCGGGGCCGACAACGCGCCGCCGCGGGTCAGCCTCGTGGCGTTGCCGGGGCTCGCCGACCGAGACGACGTGCCCGGCACCTCGAAGGGCCGCCTGTCGCCCGTCGCCGTCACGGCCCCCTCCGGCGACCCGGCCGGCCTCCCGCTCGTGCGCGAGGGCAGGGTTCGAGTGCAGGATGAAGGTTCGCAGCTCGCCGCGCTCGCCCTGTCGCGAGTCGCCCCGATCACGGCGGGGGAGCGCTGGCTCGACATGTGCGCCGGTCCCGGCGGCAAGGCGGCCCTCCTCGCCGCCGAGGCCGCGCGGGGCGGGGCGACCCTCGTCGCCAACGAGATCGTCCCGGCGCGCGTGGGGCTGGTGCGACAGGCCCTGGAGGCGGTCGTCGCGACGCTCGCGCCCGACACCGTGGCCGTGCGGCAGGGTGACGCCACGCTCACCGGGAGCGACGAACCGGAGGCGTTCGACCGCATCCTGCTCGACGCCCCCTGCACCGGGCTCGGCGCCCTTCGGCGCCGCCCGGAAGCGCGCTGGCGCAAGCAGCCGCGCGACGTGGCCGAGCTGACCGCGCTCCAGACCCGCCTCTTCGCCTCGGCCCTGAGGGCCCTCGCCCCGGGCGGCACGCTGGCGTACGTCACCTGCTCGCCGCACACGGCCGAGACGCGAGCCGTGGTCGAGGCCGGGTTGAAGGCGTGGCGACGCACCCCCGAGAACGTCCCCGTCGAACTCCTCGACGCCCCCGCCGTCCTCGACGGGATCGCGACGGCGCGGCTCGACCTCGGCGCGGGCCCCTACGCCCAGCTCTGGCCGCATCGCAACGGCACCGACGCGATGTTCGTCGCCCTGCTGCGCAAGGAGAGCTAG